In one Pseudomonas sp. Bout1 genomic region, the following are encoded:
- the paaG gene encoding 2-(1,2-epoxy-1,2-dihydrophenyl)acetyl-CoA isomerase PaaG, with product MNFEHILFSIEAGVALISLNRPDQLNSFNAQMHGEVQQALKRVQESPDVRVLLLTGEGRGFCAGQDLADRNVAPGSAVPDLGESIEKFYNPLIRQLRDLPLPVICAVNGVAAGAGANIPLACDLVLAARSANFIQAFCKLGLVPDSGGTWTLPRLVGMARAKALALLGNRLSAEQAEQWGLIYRCVDDAELRNEALTLARHLATQPTYGLALIKRSLNASLSNTFDQQLELERDLQRLAGRSGDYREGVAAFMEKRSPSFKGR from the coding sequence TCAACAGCTTCAACGCACAGATGCACGGCGAGGTGCAACAAGCGCTGAAGCGGGTCCAGGAAAGTCCCGACGTGCGCGTGCTGCTGCTGACCGGCGAAGGTCGCGGCTTTTGCGCCGGGCAAGACCTCGCAGACCGCAACGTGGCCCCCGGCAGCGCGGTGCCGGACTTGGGCGAATCCATCGAGAAGTTCTACAACCCGCTGATCCGCCAATTGCGCGACCTGCCTCTGCCGGTAATTTGCGCGGTCAACGGTGTAGCAGCCGGCGCTGGTGCCAACATCCCGCTGGCCTGCGACCTGGTACTGGCCGCGCGCTCGGCGAACTTCATCCAGGCCTTCTGCAAGCTCGGCCTGGTCCCCGACTCCGGCGGCACCTGGACCCTGCCGCGCCTGGTGGGCATGGCCCGCGCCAAGGCCCTGGCCCTGTTGGGCAACCGCCTGAGCGCCGAACAGGCCGAGCAATGGGGCTTGATCTACCGCTGCGTGGACGACGCCGAACTGCGCAACGAAGCCCTGACCCTGGCCCGCCACCTGGCCACCCAACCGACCTACGGCCTGGCGCTGATCAAGCGCAGCCTGAACGCCAGCCTGAGCAACACCTTTGACCAACAGCTGGAGCTGGAACGCGACCTGCAACGCCTGGCCGGACGCAGTGGGGATTACCGCGAAGGCGTCGCCGCCTTTATGGAAAAACGCAGCCCAAGCTTCAAGGGCCGCTAA
- the paaI gene encoding hydroxyphenylacetyl-CoA thioesterase PaaI: MTNHEAMNLANQCAQAMFNRDAASQGMGMRLLSVAPGCARLGMSVRADMIQGHGTCHGGYLFALADSAFALACNSYNDATVALGCSIDYIAPAHLGDTLSADCREQSRSGRTGNYDVRIENQLGQLIALFHGKSYKVRGTVLAQENPNE, encoded by the coding sequence ATGACCAACCACGAAGCCATGAACCTGGCCAACCAATGCGCCCAGGCCATGTTCAACCGTGACGCCGCGAGCCAGGGCATGGGCATGCGCCTGCTCTCAGTGGCGCCGGGCTGCGCGCGACTGGGCATGAGCGTGCGCGCCGACATGATCCAAGGCCACGGCACCTGCCACGGCGGCTACCTGTTTGCACTGGCCGACTCGGCATTCGCCCTGGCCTGCAACAGCTACAACGACGCCACCGTGGCACTGGGTTGCAGCATCGACTACATCGCCCCGGCGCACCTGGGCGACACCTTGAGTGCCGACTGCCGCGAACAAAGCCGTTCGGGCCGCACCGGCAACTACGACGTACGCATCGAAAACCAACTGGGCCAGCTGATTGCGCTGTTCCATGGCAAATCCTACAAAGTGCGCGGCACGGTGCTGGCGCAGGAGAATCCGAATGAATGA